One Vicinamibacteria bacterium genomic window carries:
- a CDS encoding alpha/beta fold hydrolase — MSSRTSANQKTEFCTTRDGVRIAYAAVGQGVPVVKTANWLNHLEFDWESPVWRGLLGALSKNHRLVRYDERGTGLSDWDVEDISFEAFVSDLESVVDAMGLERFALLGISQGCAVSIAYAVRNPDRVSHLVLHGGYAEGWAKRGGGDEKERGTALQTLMRKGWGKENPAFRQVFTSLFVPEATEEQAQWFNDLQRITTSPENAVRIREATGQIDVTSLLTRVQAPTLVLHCRHDEVVPFREGQRLAAEIPNARFVALESRNHVVLEQEAAWQPFVANVLTFLERGTSQQDRWVAVDAILDEALDRPTEGRAEWVRQACHGDEDLEQEVRKLLRLAEGEDDVLRPEGALTGPLWEDVAGALGLAASEVFSAGDRVGPYTIVGSLGTGGMGHVYVAEDTKLGRSVAFKVLPPEMDSAEHRKRFEREAKAIAALNHPNIVHLYSFEEARGVHFITMELVRGKTLGELIPKGGMALNKLLEIAIAIADALAAAHDQGIVHRDLKPGNIMIGEDGRVKVLDFGLAKLKPSELETASKETATHSGLIVGTVSHMSPEQAEGREIDHRTDLFSLGVILYEMATARLPFGGDSPASVISSILRDNPADVTELNHRIPRELSRIIKRCLAKDARRRYQTAIDLRTELEELQYELDSRRLFGVAAAPRERSLLPIAATAGLAALLFLVGYFTFRTRESPPVLQPSFTQLTSSPGEETFPTISPDGRFVAYASPASGNWDIYLLRAEGQRPINLTADSPDDETQPAFSPDGESIAFCSTRDGGGIFLMGATGEFVRRLTDFGWNPAWSHDGTALAFATEPISRHPFDRPTTSELWVVELSNGETRRLATGDAVQPSWSADGKRIAYWGLVEGTGRRDLWTVPAEGGEPRALTEDAAVDWNPVFSPVRDELYFASDRGGSMNLWRMAIDSSSGERRGDLEPLTTPASFASHISVSESGRRMAFASSTIDHRMFAVDLDPKTLTPLSDPRPFYRDLRQIDAPSPSPDGASVVFTRSGSQQEDLLLGNRDGSSWRQLTDDPHRDRQARFSPDGSRIAFYSNRGGSYEIWTIRADGTDLRQLTDIPEQNLRYPFWSPDGKQIGFSYASTSGFIVDVDKDWDEQEPQELPPYSERGNKFVPMDWSPDGERIAGHIFTGAGLRAGIATWELATGEYEKLTDFGWFPVWAADGRHLLFMGQSPSTVERRYLQDHKIFVVDRISREHREMLSLPAGSAEMPALSKDNRTLYYVMTATESDVWLISFEPAAETQ, encoded by the coding sequence GTGTCCAGCCGCACGTCCGCGAATCAGAAGACCGAGTTCTGCACGACCCGGGACGGAGTTCGCATCGCCTACGCCGCCGTCGGACAGGGCGTTCCGGTGGTGAAGACCGCCAACTGGCTCAACCATCTGGAGTTCGACTGGGAGAGCCCGGTGTGGCGAGGCCTGCTCGGGGCGCTGTCCAAAAACCATCGTCTGGTTCGCTATGACGAGCGCGGCACGGGGCTTTCCGACTGGGACGTCGAGGACATCTCCTTCGAGGCCTTCGTCAGCGATCTGGAGTCGGTGGTGGACGCGATGGGACTCGAGCGATTCGCACTCCTCGGCATCTCACAGGGCTGCGCCGTCTCCATCGCCTACGCCGTTCGAAATCCCGACCGCGTGAGCCACCTCGTTCTCCATGGCGGCTACGCCGAGGGCTGGGCGAAGCGTGGTGGAGGCGATGAGAAGGAGCGCGGCACGGCGCTTCAGACGCTCATGCGCAAGGGCTGGGGCAAGGAAAACCCGGCGTTCCGACAGGTCTTCACCTCGCTCTTCGTGCCGGAGGCAACGGAGGAGCAGGCCCAGTGGTTCAACGATCTCCAGCGAATCACGACTTCGCCGGAAAACGCCGTTCGGATCCGGGAGGCAACGGGGCAGATCGACGTCACTTCCCTTCTGACGAGAGTTCAGGCACCGACGCTCGTCCTCCATTGTCGGCACGACGAGGTCGTTCCGTTCCGCGAGGGTCAGAGGCTCGCGGCCGAGATCCCGAACGCCCGCTTCGTCGCTCTGGAGAGTCGGAATCACGTCGTTCTGGAACAAGAAGCAGCCTGGCAACCGTTCGTTGCCAACGTTCTCACGTTCCTCGAACGAGGAACGAGTCAACAAGACCGCTGGGTGGCGGTCGATGCCATTCTCGATGAAGCTCTCGATCGCCCGACCGAGGGTCGTGCCGAGTGGGTGCGCCAGGCTTGTCACGGCGACGAGGATCTCGAGCAGGAAGTGAGGAAGCTGCTCCGACTGGCCGAGGGCGAGGACGACGTGCTGCGGCCGGAGGGGGCCTTGACCGGGCCTCTCTGGGAGGACGTCGCCGGCGCCCTGGGGCTCGCCGCATCCGAGGTGTTCAGCGCCGGAGACCGGGTGGGTCCCTACACGATCGTCGGCTCGCTCGGCACTGGAGGCATGGGTCACGTCTACGTCGCCGAGGACACCAAGCTCGGACGCAGCGTTGCCTTCAAGGTGCTGCCTCCGGAGATGGACTCGGCCGAGCACCGAAAGCGATTCGAGCGCGAGGCGAAAGCCATTGCCGCTCTCAACCACCCCAACATCGTCCATCTCTATTCCTTCGAGGAGGCCCGGGGCGTCCACTTCATCACCATGGAGCTGGTTCGCGGAAAGACCCTTGGCGAGCTCATTCCGAAAGGCGGCATGGCGCTGAACAAGCTCCTCGAGATCGCCATCGCGATCGCCGACGCGCTCGCCGCGGCCCACGACCAGGGCATCGTTCACCGGGATCTCAAGCCGGGCAACATCATGATCGGAGAGGACGGGCGGGTGAAAGTGCTCGACTTCGGTCTGGCGAAACTGAAGCCTTCGGAGCTCGAGACGGCCTCCAAGGAGACGGCGACACATTCCGGTCTCATCGTGGGAACGGTTTCTCACATGTCACCGGAGCAGGCGGAAGGGCGCGAGATCGATCATCGCACCGATCTCTTCTCTCTCGGGGTCATTCTCTACGAGATGGCTACGGCGCGCTTGCCCTTTGGCGGGGATTCGCCCGCTTCGGTGATCTCCTCGATCCTGAGAGACAACCCTGCTGACGTCACCGAGCTGAACCACCGGATTCCCCGCGAGCTCTCCCGGATCATCAAGCGCTGTCTGGCCAAGGACGCCAGGCGGCGTTACCAGACGGCCATCGATCTCCGAACCGAGCTCGAGGAGCTCCAATACGAGCTCGACTCCCGACGACTGTTCGGCGTGGCCGCCGCCCCCCGGGAACGTTCGTTGCTTCCGATCGCCGCCACCGCGGGACTCGCCGCGCTGCTCTTCCTCGTCGGCTATTTCACTTTTCGCACCCGCGAGTCTCCCCCGGTGCTGCAGCCTTCGTTCACGCAGCTCACTTCGAGCCCCGGCGAGGAAACGTTCCCCACCATTTCCCCCGACGGACGCTTCGTCGCCTACGCCAGCCCCGCGTCGGGCAACTGGGACATCTATCTTCTCCGGGCCGAGGGTCAGCGCCCCATCAACTTGACCGCGGATTCTCCCGACGACGAGACTCAACCCGCGTTCTCACCAGACGGCGAGTCGATCGCCTTCTGCTCGACGCGCGACGGGGGCGGGATCTTCCTCATGGGGGCGACGGGAGAGTTCGTTCGGCGGCTGACGGACTTTGGATGGAACCCGGCATGGTCGCACGACGGAACGGCGCTCGCTTTCGCCACCGAGCCGATATCGCGCCACCCGTTCGACCGGCCGACGACGAGCGAGCTTTGGGTCGTGGAGCTGTCGAACGGCGAAACACGGCGACTCGCCACCGGGGACGCGGTTCAGCCGAGCTGGTCCGCGGACGGAAAGCGGATCGCCTACTGGGGCCTCGTCGAGGGGACCGGAAGGCGGGATCTCTGGACGGTCCCCGCCGAGGGTGGGGAGCCCCGCGCGCTGACGGAAGACGCCGCCGTCGACTGGAACCCCGTCTTCTCTCCCGTTCGTGACGAGCTGTATTTCGCGAGCGACCGCGGCGGGAGCATGAACCTGTGGCGGATGGCGATCGATTCCTCATCAGGGGAACGCCGAGGCGACCTCGAACCGCTCACGACCCCAGCCTCCTTCGCGAGCCACATCTCCGTATCCGAGAGTGGGCGGCGGATGGCGTTCGCCTCGTCAACCATCGATCACCGGATGTTCGCGGTGGATCTCGACCCGAAGACGCTGACTCCACTGAGCGACCCCCGCCCCTTCTACCGAGATCTCCGCCAGATCGATGCCCCATCGCCCTCTCCCGACGGCGCCTCGGTCGTCTTCACCAGAAGCGGCTCTCAACAGGAGGACCTCCTCCTTGGTAACCGAGACGGAAGCTCCTGGCGTCAGCTAACCGACGATCCTCATCGCGACCGGCAGGCGCGCTTTTCTCCCGACGGTTCTCGAATCGCCTTCTATTCCAACCGGGGGGGAAGCTACGAGATCTGGACGATCCGAGCCGACGGAACGGATCTTCGGCAGCTCACCGACATCCCAGAACAGAACCTTCGCTACCCCTTCTGGTCGCCCGACGGCAAACAGATCGGGTTCAGCTACGCGTCGACCTCGGGATTCATCGTCGACGTCGACAAGGATTGGGACGAACAAGAACCGCAAGAGCTTCCGCCGTACTCTGAGAGGGGCAACAAGTTCGTCCCGATGGATTGGTCCCCCGACGGAGAGCGCATCGCCGGTCACATCTTCACCGGCGCGGGGCTTCGAGCCGGCATTGCCACCTGGGAGCTGGCGACGGGCGAGTACGAGAAGCTCACGGACTTCGGTTGGTTTCCCGTGTGGGCCGCCGATGGCCGGCATCTTCTATTCATGGGGCAGAGCCCTTCCACCGTAGAGCGGCGCTATCTGCAAGACCACAAGATCTTCGTCGTGGACCGAATCAGTCGAGAGCACCGGGAGATGCTGAGCCTCCCCGCTGGCTCGGCGGAAATGCCCGCCCTCTCGAAAGACAATCGAACCCTCTACTACGTGATGACGGCCACGGAGTCGGACGTCTGGCTCATCTCCTTCGAGCCGGCTGCCGAGACTCAATAG